One window of Chryseobacterium sp. JJR-5R genomic DNA carries:
- a CDS encoding response regulator: MFKKILIAEDHESINISVQKTLEDLNIPIVDFVYYCDDAIGKIQKALREQQPYDLMITDLYYEEDHHAQNLKDGKDLIRKAKELQPGLKVIVFSAERKTGVIENLFSDYHINGYVQKARNDSKDLKKSIASVYIGENYLSFDLKQEMKKFNNYEFSTYDITLVSLLSKGILQKNIPVHLEERSIRPSSLSSVEKRLNSLKEDLEVNSNEQLVAFCKDIGII, encoded by the coding sequence ATGTTCAAAAAAATTTTAATAGCCGAAGATCACGAAAGCATTAATATCTCCGTACAGAAAACCCTTGAAGACCTGAATATCCCCATCGTGGATTTTGTCTACTATTGCGATGATGCCATCGGAAAAATCCAGAAAGCCCTTCGGGAGCAGCAGCCCTATGATCTGATGATCACCGATCTGTACTATGAGGAGGACCATCATGCCCAAAACCTCAAAGACGGGAAAGACCTCATCCGAAAGGCCAAAGAGTTACAGCCCGGCCTGAAGGTCATTGTGTTTTCAGCTGAACGCAAAACCGGAGTCATTGAAAATCTGTTTTCAGATTATCACATCAACGGATATGTGCAAAAAGCAAGAAATGATTCCAAAGACCTGAAAAAATCCATCGCTTCGGTGTACATCGGCGAAAATTATCTTTCTTTTGACCTTAAGCAGGAGATGAAAAAGTTCAATAATTATGAATTTTCCACTTATGATATTACGCTGGTGTCACTGCTCTCGAAAGGAATCCTGCAAAAAAATATTCCTGTCCATCTTGAAGAACGGAGTATCCGGCCTTCCAGCCTGAGCAGCGTGGAAAAAAGGTTAAACAGCCTGAAAGAAGACCTTGAAGTCAACAGCAATGAACAGCTGGTGGCATTCTGCAAGGATATCGGGATCATCTGA
- a CDS encoding response regulator, translated as MFKKILIAEDQEVMNLGIINALTELNIIHFDFVNYCDDALEKIKAAILEKTPYDLLVTDLSFQKDHIPQNIGSGQDLIRKAKEVQPDLKIVVFSVEKRAKVIDDLYKTHHINGFVSKARNDGKDLKHTIRKVFIGEIVISQEILNAIRNTPVEFDSYDIKLLELLAKGYRQNEIGAWLKEHGMKPHSIRSIEKRLNELRESVGAKNNIEMVVICKDIGII; from the coding sequence ATGTTCAAAAAAATTTTAATCGCCGAAGACCAAGAGGTCATGAACTTAGGAATTATAAATGCGCTGACCGAACTGAATATCATACATTTTGACTTTGTAAATTATTGCGATGATGCCCTGGAAAAAATTAAAGCAGCCATTTTGGAAAAGACTCCGTATGACCTGTTAGTTACCGACCTGTCTTTCCAGAAAGATCATATCCCTCAGAATATAGGTTCCGGACAGGATCTGATCCGGAAAGCGAAAGAAGTACAGCCCGATTTAAAAATTGTGGTATTTTCTGTAGAAAAAAGAGCTAAAGTGATCGACGATCTTTATAAAACACATCATATCAACGGTTTTGTAAGCAAAGCCAGAAATGACGGAAAGGATCTTAAACACACCATCAGGAAAGTTTTTATTGGTGAAATTGTAATTTCACAGGAAATCCTGAATGCGATACGCAATACGCCTGTAGAGTTCGATTCTTATGACATCAAACTGCTTGAACTGCTGGCTAAGGGCTACAGGCAAAATGAAATCGGGGCATGGCTTAAAGAGCATGGCATGAAGCCCCACAGCATCCGTTCCATTGAAAAGCGCCTGAATGAACTCCGCGAAAGCGTGGGTGCCAAAAATAATATTGAAATGGTGGTAATCTGCAAGGATATCGGCATTATATAG
- a CDS encoding metallophosphoesterase, with amino-acid sequence MNKGIFSFLLFVFTVFQAQHKPVQIAFLSDVHFQDLYGSFSDHGFRGIVNPGTGKPTILRTMDSQLHSTRIFNENYLAFLKALDDIAEKGIKIVAMPGDFSDDGQAYNLRGLRKILDRYREKYGISFYLTTGNHDPVGPFRQDAGKDDFLGQDGKPLGIYSRENPGTPENKIITKDIAASGYLEILDELKGFGFYPDKENLFWSTPFDPASFKSYSYENALRQAGYSKRMYEVSEGFSVPDLSYVVEPVKGIWMIAIDGNTYIPKNMHESPDHALNYKGAGIGYNNVISHKKHLIRWVKKIMQEAKMNGKTVIAFTHYPMIDYNDGATDEIKSLLGEKKWQMERVPGDEVAKAFADAGLQVHFAGHMHINDTGIRKTGDKMLVNIQVPSLAAYLPAYKILTVHAPDKMEVQTEVLNTVPGFDALFPLYEKEYEALKNDPGKILWDKKILKSQSYHDFMLFHLKELVRLRMITDDWPKSFVEKAGKLNGEDLLLLVGDKNQLKQKGISTAGFRTWNFDDLLLDLYKFQAADELAKKDIPEERLRQYQVLEKLYRDNPSRDPFMVQLKSVFTILSLLSDSDPADHFKIDLRKKKVKRL; translated from the coding sequence ATGAATAAAGGAATATTCTCATTTTTACTCTTCGTGTTTACTGTATTCCAGGCGCAGCATAAGCCGGTACAGATTGCTTTTCTTTCGGATGTGCATTTCCAGGACCTGTACGGAAGTTTTTCGGATCATGGTTTCAGAGGAATTGTCAATCCCGGGACCGGGAAACCGACCATTCTGCGGACCATGGATTCGCAGCTGCATTCCACCCGGATTTTCAATGAGAACTATTTAGCCTTCCTGAAAGCACTGGATGATATTGCCGAAAAAGGCATTAAAATTGTAGCCATGCCCGGGGATTTTTCGGATGACGGGCAGGCGTATAACCTTCGGGGATTAAGAAAAATCCTGGATCGGTACCGCGAAAAATACGGGATCAGCTTTTACCTTACCACCGGCAACCATGATCCGGTGGGCCCGTTCCGGCAGGATGCCGGGAAAGATGATTTTCTCGGGCAGGACGGAAAGCCATTGGGGATTTACAGCAGGGAAAACCCCGGAACCCCGGAAAATAAAATCATTACCAAAGACATCGCAGCATCCGGCTACCTTGAGATTTTAGATGAATTAAAAGGCTTCGGATTTTATCCTGACAAAGAAAACCTGTTCTGGAGCACGCCGTTTGATCCGGCTTCTTTCAAAAGCTATTCTTATGAAAACGCCCTGCGTCAGGCAGGTTATTCCAAACGGATGTATGAAGTTTCCGAAGGGTTTTCCGTTCCGGACCTGAGCTATGTGGTGGAACCTGTGAAAGGCATCTGGATGATTGCCATTGACGGGAATACCTATATCCCGAAAAATATGCATGAAAGTCCGGATCATGCTTTAAATTATAAAGGCGCGGGCATCGGTTACAATAATGTGATTAGCCATAAGAAACATCTGATCAGATGGGTAAAAAAAATCATGCAGGAAGCAAAGATGAACGGGAAAACTGTCATTGCCTTTACCCATTACCCGATGATTGACTACAATGACGGCGCGACGGATGAAATTAAAAGCTTATTGGGTGAAAAAAAGTGGCAGATGGAAAGAGTGCCTGGTGATGAGGTGGCGAAAGCATTTGCTGATGCCGGTTTGCAGGTTCATTTTGCAGGGCACATGCACATCAACGATACCGGAATCCGGAAAACCGGGGACAAAATGCTGGTGAATATCCAGGTTCCTTCACTGGCAGCCTACCTTCCGGCTTATAAAATCCTGACCGTTCATGCTCCGGATAAAATGGAAGTGCAGACGGAAGTTTTAAATACCGTCCCGGGCTTTGATGCCTTGTTTCCTTTGTATGAAAAAGAATATGAAGCCTTAAAAAACGATCCGGGCAAAATCCTTTGGGACAAAAAGATCTTAAAATCGCAATCCTATCATGATTTTATGCTGTTTCATCTGAAAGAACTGGTCCGCTTGAGGATGATCACGGATGACTGGCCGAAAAGTTTCGTTGAAAAAGCCGGGAAATTGAATGGTGAAGACCTGTTATTGCTGGTTGGGGACAAAAATCAATTAAAACAGAAAGGCATCAGTACAGCAGGCTTCAGGACGTGGAATTTTGACGATTTGCTTCTTGATCTCTATAAATTCCAGGCCGCAGATGAGCTGGCAAAAAAAGATATTCCCGAAGAAAGGCTGCGGCAATACCAGGTTCTGGAAAAGCTTTACCGTGATAACCCGTCCCGGGATCCGTTTATGGTACAGCTGAAATCAGTCTTTACAATTCTTTCCTTACTGTCAGATTCGGATCCTGCAGATCATTTCAAGATAGATCTTAGAAAAAAGAAGGTAAAGAGGCTGTGA
- a CDS encoding phosphatidylinositol-specific phospholipase C1-like protein, with protein MKKAVLAVLYLSPLNLYLSQSHFQEGLKINEIQVIGSHNSYKKAILPEVYHYLSLKDSMNFLPRIQYEHIPVPQQLDLGLRNLEIDVYADSKGGKYAHPKILDLVKTTEPFDPDGKMEKPGYKMIHITDIDYQTWYYTLEDCLKDLKKWSDAHPGHTPVFITLEPKDGKANRFGTEPEHYTAKLFDELDHELIKYLGKDKIITPDEVRGPYKTLNEAVLHKNWPKVKDAGGKFLFVLDNNSENRDLYMKGHPSLRGRMVFTNSTPGTDEAAVLLMNDPGPEIADRVKQGYIVRTRADADTMEARKEDYSRFEKAKKSGAQVITTDYYQPSRLFKSGYQISFDQDAKSKYERTNPVNGK; from the coding sequence ATGAAAAAGGCAGTCCTTGCAGTTTTGTATCTCTCCCCGCTGAATCTTTACTTATCACAGTCCCATTTTCAGGAGGGATTAAAGATCAATGAAATCCAGGTTATCGGTTCGCATAACTCTTACAAAAAGGCCATCCTGCCGGAGGTATACCATTATTTATCCTTAAAGGATTCCATGAATTTCCTGCCGAGGATCCAGTACGAGCATATCCCGGTTCCCCAACAGCTGGACCTGGGACTAAGAAACCTTGAAATTGATGTATACGCGGACAGCAAAGGCGGAAAATATGCCCATCCCAAAATACTGGACCTGGTGAAAACCACTGAACCCTTTGATCCGGACGGGAAAATGGAAAAGCCGGGCTATAAAATGATCCATATTACGGATATTGATTACCAGACCTGGTATTATACCCTGGAAGACTGCCTGAAAGATCTGAAAAAATGGTCTGATGCCCACCCCGGCCACACACCTGTCTTTATTACACTGGAACCCAAAGACGGAAAAGCCAACCGGTTCGGGACGGAGCCGGAACATTACACCGCGAAACTTTTTGATGAACTGGATCATGAACTGATAAAATACTTAGGGAAAGATAAAATCATTACGCCGGACGAGGTCCGCGGACCTTACAAGACCCTGAATGAAGCGGTTCTCCATAAAAACTGGCCAAAAGTGAAAGATGCCGGTGGGAAATTCCTCTTTGTACTGGATAACAACAGCGAAAACAGAGACCTGTATATGAAGGGCCACCCGTCTTTAAGAGGAAGAATGGTTTTTACCAATTCAACACCGGGAACTGATGAGGCGGCCGTCTTACTGATGAATGATCCCGGCCCTGAGATTGCAGACCGGGTAAAACAAGGCTACATTGTCCGGACGAGAGCAGATGCAGATACGATGGAAGCGAGGAAAGAAGATTATTCAAGGTTTGAAAAAGCCAAAAAAAGTGGCGCACAGGTTATTACCACGGATTATTATCAGCCCAGCAGGCTTTTTAAATCAGGTTATCAGATCAGCTTCGATCAGGATGCCAAATCCAAATATGAAAGAACAAATCCGGTAAACGGAAAATAA
- a CDS encoding TonB-dependent receptor, which produces MYHKFNFFKFKKLIPVALLFLAGHQAHAGGLAAAYAVSFQAGETITGTITDQDGSSIAGAKVTVMETGATAVTDASGNFSLSAAIGQTLSVSYDGYEIQQVKISGTSVSVQLKSKKEATSIEEVTLVGYGSQKKSDLTGAVSQLKAENFKEGMNISVDNLMQGKIAGVRIVQSSGEPGAGVNVSIRGIGSIRSGSTPLFVVDGVPLSNDAVSASGPNVGLGNAQAKNPLNFLNTSDIESITVLKDASAAAIYGARGSNGVVLVTTKRGKKGEPMFTYDTYFGFSSVIKKLDLLTADEYRAAGINKLYDHGGNTDWQDELYRTAASQNHSVSFSKATETGNYFASLSHMDQDGIVLNSNFKRTTARLNAEESFFDNKRLKVKVNLTASDIKETGVPNGANAGSDGQLIIHALMANPTRSVYDENGNFTNFNMNAHYNPLYLLSVYNDKTNTFRVLGNTEATLRILPGLNYKFNLGIDKTMSERNTTMYPNLTDRTPKGAYVQANLDSYNVLLEHYLTYDFNLNKHNFSLLGGFSYQKFKSTGTFFGVRDIAAQGAGIAPDINPGYSGTPFIPGAGYAQENELQSYFGRVNYNFDKKYLLTASLRADGSTRFGDNNKYGYFPSVAVGWTVSNENFLQDSRIISELKLRGSWGQTGNQEVPNKITKASYALSQTTGYYLYDNLNLANGIMIYRTDYPDLKWETVEQSNIGADFSLWGNKVYGSLEYYNKTTKNAILYIPAPPLSPTVMMYRNAEGKIVNKGFEFSLGSEIVKSENFTWNLDINGATINNEVKGLPVSAIYSGEVSGPGFSGVTANIYANGHEAGSFYMYNYLGVDANGKYIYEDVDGDGTIGQKDRKIFEGAIPNFTFGINSYMRYRKFDFAFSFIGQTGGYLVNNTALDLNINNLASDRNVLKNLYDSGAAFTNQPQLSSLYLEKSDFIRLNNVRLGYTFDMNQLKFLRSINLYVSAQNVFTITNYTGYDPLVDTSKPSGGNQSLGIDYTTYPSAKTFILGATVKF; this is translated from the coding sequence ATGTACCACAAATTTAATTTTTTTAAGTTTAAAAAACTAATTCCTGTCGCATTATTGTTCCTTGCAGGCCATCAGGCTCACGCCGGGGGACTTGCGGCGGCTTATGCTGTTTCTTTTCAGGCAGGTGAAACCATTACCGGAACAATAACGGACCAGGACGGTTCCTCCATAGCTGGGGCAAAAGTCACGGTGATGGAAACGGGTGCAACGGCAGTTACCGATGCCTCGGGAAACTTCAGCCTTTCTGCTGCCATCGGGCAGACGTTATCCGTTTCTTATGACGGGTATGAAATACAGCAGGTCAAAATTTCGGGGACTTCCGTTTCCGTTCAGTTAAAATCAAAAAAAGAGGCAACTTCCATTGAAGAAGTAACGCTGGTGGGGTATGGCTCCCAGAAAAAATCAGACCTTACCGGGGCAGTCAGCCAGCTGAAAGCAGAAAATTTCAAAGAAGGGATGAATATTTCCGTGGATAATCTGATGCAGGGTAAAATTGCCGGTGTCCGTATCGTTCAGTCAAGCGGAGAACCTGGAGCAGGCGTTAATGTTTCCATCAGGGGAATCGGTTCAATCCGTAGCGGAAGCACGCCTTTGTTCGTGGTGGACGGCGTGCCTCTAAGCAACGATGCCGTAAGCGCGTCAGGCCCGAACGTAGGCCTCGGTAATGCACAGGCAAAAAACCCGTTAAACTTTCTGAATACCTCGGACATCGAATCCATCACAGTATTGAAAGATGCTTCTGCGGCCGCTATTTACGGAGCGAGAGGGTCCAACGGAGTGGTGCTGGTAACTACCAAAAGAGGAAAGAAAGGGGAGCCGATGTTTACTTATGATACCTATTTCGGCTTTTCTTCCGTGATCAAAAAGCTGGATCTGCTAACGGCAGACGAATACAGGGCGGCCGGGATCAACAAGCTGTATGACCACGGCGGAAACACGGACTGGCAGGATGAGCTCTACAGGACTGCCGCCTCACAGAACCATTCGGTTTCATTCTCAAAAGCGACGGAGACCGGAAATTATTTTGCCTCGCTCTCCCACATGGATCAGGACGGGATTGTGCTGAACAGCAATTTTAAAAGAACCACAGCCCGCCTGAATGCAGAAGAATCTTTCTTTGATAATAAAAGGCTGAAAGTTAAAGTCAACCTTACGGCAAGTGACATCAAGGAAACCGGAGTTCCGAACGGAGCCAATGCAGGATCAGATGGGCAGCTGATCATCCATGCTTTAATGGCAAATCCTACCCGTTCCGTATACGATGAAAACGGGAACTTCACCAATTTCAATATGAATGCCCATTATAATCCGCTCTATCTGCTGAGTGTTTACAATGATAAAACCAATACGTTCAGGGTGTTAGGGAATACGGAAGCCACCTTGAGAATTCTTCCGGGATTAAATTACAAATTCAATTTGGGGATTGATAAAACGATGTCTGAAAGAAATACGACAATGTATCCCAACCTTACCGACAGAACGCCGAAAGGAGCTTACGTACAGGCTAACCTGGATTCTTATAATGTGCTTCTTGAACATTACTTAACATATGATTTTAACCTGAATAAGCATAATTTCAGCTTGCTGGGAGGATTCTCTTATCAGAAATTCAAATCTACGGGAACGTTTTTCGGCGTACGGGATATTGCAGCCCAGGGAGCGGGAATTGCGCCGGACATCAATCCGGGATATTCGGGGACGCCATTTATCCCGGGAGCAGGCTATGCCCAGGAAAACGAGCTTCAGTCCTATTTCGGAAGGGTGAATTACAATTTTGACAAGAAATATTTATTAACCGCCTCTTTAAGGGCAGACGGTTCCACACGTTTCGGGGACAATAACAAATACGGGTATTTCCCGTCCGTTGCCGTAGGCTGGACGGTTTCAAACGAAAATTTCCTGCAGGACTCCCGAATCATCAGTGAATTGAAATTGAGAGGAAGCTGGGGACAGACCGGCAACCAGGAAGTCCCGAACAAAATTACCAAAGCAAGTTATGCATTGTCGCAGACCACCGGCTATTATTTATATGATAACCTGAATCTGGCCAATGGAATTATGATTTACAGAACAGACTATCCTGATTTGAAATGGGAAACCGTAGAGCAGTCCAATATCGGGGCAGACTTCAGTTTATGGGGAAATAAGGTATACGGTTCCCTGGAATATTATAATAAGACGACAAAAAATGCAATTCTGTATATTCCGGCACCTCCGCTGAGCCCGACCGTTATGATGTACAGAAATGCCGAAGGAAAAATTGTCAATAAAGGTTTTGAATTTTCTTTAGGTTCGGAAATTGTAAAAAGTGAAAATTTTACCTGGAATCTTGATATCAACGGGGCTACGATCAACAACGAGGTGAAAGGCCTTCCTGTTTCAGCCATTTATTCAGGTGAAGTTTCAGGGCCCGGGTTTTCAGGGGTTACCGCGAACATTTATGCCAACGGGCATGAAGCGGGATCTTTTTACATGTATAATTATCTGGGCGTTGATGCCAACGGGAAATATATTTACGAAGATGTGGATGGTGACGGAACCATCGGCCAGAAGGATAGAAAGATTTTTGAAGGAGCCATTCCGAATTTTACTTTCGGGATCAATTCTTACATGAGATACAGGAAGTTTGATTTTGCATTCTCTTTCATCGGGCAGACGGGCGGTTACCTGGTGAACAATACCGCGCTGGATTTAAATATCAATAACCTGGCTTCAGACCGGAATGTCCTTAAAAACCTTTATGACTCCGGAGCAGCTTTCACCAATCAGCCGCAGCTTTCTTCTTTATACCTTGAAAAATCAGATTTTATCCGTCTGAACAATGTAAGATTGGGGTATACTTTCGATATGAACCAGTTGAAATTCTTAAGAAGCATCAACCTGTATGTAAGTGCACAGAATGTATTCACCATTACCAATTATACCGGCTATGATCCGTTGGTGGATACCAGCAAGCCGTCCGGAGGGAACCAGTCTTTAGGAATTGATTATACCACCTATCCGTCTGCAAAAACCTTTATTTTAGGCGCTACCGTTAAATTTTAA
- a CDS encoding RagB/SusD family nutrient uptake outer membrane protein, with product MKFTFLNINKIVLSFAVLSFIGCTNLDEKLLDEVPSNSNADPEASLAAAYSQLGEGTFVDHGSVFALQEYSTDEALLPTRGSDWGDGGKWRAMHEFTWDANNDVVKNTWNQLNFGITRSLFAIGSINKSSISNKALFLAEAKGLLAYYTYTTIDLFGQAPYRDPDNINAPIEIRKAETTIDALITEVEGLIPNLADLKTQNTHAGRFTKQAAYALLADMYLNRAVIKNKTAATFNFTEQAVNGGGTDMDKVIQYSTLLINNPLFSLESNYFHNFDIDNNTSKEMIFTVVQKKIASSDKGSDNDLAYMSMERIQKPSPDNRGTNANCVTPEFYYSWNGNFEDPRFHRHYQYADGTWFRNNGTDVSVPSTSKVEGTGKPWFHFNRGLQAGQQYGPKIINGNFDMTADGRIKVYKLFTEKNTTLAADFTPELNFDNPSEAVFTQAQINRGVRNFKFEFDPGYGNNGTSGMDVPLYRLGTVYMMRAEAYFRSQNITAALNDVNRLRTGRTREALFNNAPGVAISSLDANILFKESGYELYWEMYRRKAMIRFGKFDLAGTAKPASQPYRRIFPIPQATLDASKEFSQNPGY from the coding sequence ATGAAATTTACATTTTTAAATATTAATAAAATTGTTTTGTCCTTTGCTGTATTATCTTTTATAGGATGTACCAATCTGGATGAAAAGTTACTTGATGAGGTTCCGTCCAATTCAAATGCAGACCCAGAGGCTTCCCTGGCTGCTGCTTACAGCCAGCTTGGCGAAGGGACTTTCGTAGACCATGGAAGCGTGTTTGCCTTGCAGGAATATTCTACGGACGAAGCACTGTTGCCGACAAGGGGAAGCGACTGGGGAGACGGCGGAAAATGGCGGGCTATGCATGAGTTCACCTGGGATGCAAACAATGATGTGGTAAAAAATACCTGGAACCAGCTGAATTTCGGGATTACCAGATCCCTGTTTGCCATAGGAAGCATCAATAAAAGCAGCATCAGCAACAAAGCATTGTTTCTGGCAGAAGCAAAAGGGCTGCTGGCCTATTATACCTATACCACCATTGATTTGTTCGGCCAGGCTCCTTACCGCGATCCGGATAATATCAATGCACCGATTGAGATCAGAAAAGCAGAAACTACCATTGATGCGTTAATCACCGAGGTGGAAGGGCTTATTCCGAACCTGGCAGACCTTAAAACCCAGAATACGCATGCCGGAAGATTTACAAAACAGGCCGCATACGCACTTTTGGCAGATATGTACCTGAACCGGGCGGTTATAAAGAATAAAACGGCAGCCACGTTCAATTTTACAGAACAGGCGGTTAACGGCGGCGGAACGGATATGGATAAAGTCATCCAGTATTCCACTTTACTGATCAACAATCCGCTTTTCAGCCTGGAATCCAATTATTTCCACAACTTTGATATCGACAATAATACGAGCAAGGAAATGATCTTTACGGTGGTGCAGAAGAAAATTGCGAGCTCGGATAAGGGTTCGGACAATGATCTGGCCTACATGTCAATGGAAAGAATCCAGAAGCCGTCGCCGGACAACAGGGGAACCAATGCCAACTGTGTCACTCCGGAATTCTATTATTCATGGAACGGCAATTTCGAGGACCCGCGTTTCCACAGGCATTACCAGTATGCCGACGGGACCTGGTTCAGGAATAACGGGACCGATGTAAGCGTGCCGTCAACAAGCAAAGTGGAAGGAACGGGAAAACCATGGTTCCATTTCAACAGGGGATTGCAGGCAGGCCAGCAGTATGGCCCGAAGATCATTAACGGAAACTTTGATATGACTGCAGACGGAAGAATTAAAGTATATAAATTATTTACAGAAAAAAATACAACCTTAGCAGCAGATTTTACTCCGGAACTGAATTTTGACAACCCTTCAGAAGCCGTCTTTACCCAGGCTCAGATCAACAGGGGTGTAAGAAACTTCAAGTTCGAGTTTGATCCCGGCTACGGAAACAACGGGACGAGTGGAATGGATGTGCCGTTGTACAGGTTGGGGACCGTTTATATGATGAGGGCAGAAGCATATTTCAGAAGCCAGAATATTACGGCAGCATTGAATGATGTTAATAGACTGAGAACAGGCAGGACCCGTGAAGCTTTATTCAACAATGCTCCCGGTGTTGCCATCTCATCTCTGGATGCGAATATCCTCTTTAAAGAGTCGGGCTACGAGCTTTATTGGGAAATGTACAGAAGAAAGGCCATGATCAGGTTCGGGAAATTTGATCTGGCAGGAACCGCAAAGCCGGCGTCACAGCCTTACCGCAGAATTTTCCCGATTCCTCAGGCTACCCTTGATGCTTCAAAAGAATTTTCCCAAAACCCGGGATATTAG
- the msrA gene encoding peptide-methionine (S)-S-oxide reductase MsrA: protein MDNNNLEQITFGGGCFWCVESCFNMLKGVKSAVSGYSGGHTDNPTYEEICTGETGHAEVVQLTYDPAVISYGQLMDVFFFLHDPTQLNRQGNDVGTQYRSVIYYKDDAEKAKAEEAVKASQESGRWTGTYVTELTRFEKFWPAEQYHQGYYHENPTQPYCSAVVGPKIQKFKKHFGELGMLNEA from the coding sequence ATGGATAACAATAATTTAGAACAGATCACTTTCGGCGGCGGCTGTTTCTGGTGTGTGGAAAGCTGTTTCAATATGCTGAAAGGCGTAAAATCTGCTGTATCAGGGTATTCGGGAGGCCATACAGACAACCCGACCTATGAAGAAATCTGCACCGGGGAAACCGGGCATGCGGAAGTGGTACAACTCACCTATGATCCGGCAGTTATTTCTTACGGACAGTTAATGGACGTCTTCTTTTTCCTTCACGATCCTACCCAGCTAAACCGCCAGGGAAATGATGTAGGGACCCAATACCGCTCCGTTATTTACTATAAAGATGATGCTGAGAAGGCAAAAGCCGAAGAAGCTGTCAAAGCATCACAGGAATCAGGAAGATGGACAGGTACTTACGTGACGGAATTAACCCGGTTTGAAAAATTCTGGCCGGCAGAACAGTACCACCAGGGATATTACCATGAGAATCCTACACAGCCTTACTGCAGCGCCGTTGTAGGCCCTAAAATCCAGAAATTCAAAAAACATTTCGGGGAACTGGGAATGCTGAATGAAGCATAA
- a CDS encoding ROK family protein: MSLIDLSKNVALGIDIGGTNTKFGVVNHRGEVLEKGNLRTDAYETVEQYIDALYENIYPLIERHSKERTFEGIGIGAPNGNYYTGTIEQAPNLPWKGVIPFGKLMTEKFNLRATVTNDANAAAYGEMLFGAARGMKDFIMITLGTGVGSGIVASGKLIYGHDGFAGELGHTIVKPGGRKHWSTGSEGSLEAYASATGIAITAKKMRAEFPESMLSQFPEESINSKTVHECALKGDPISIEVFRYTGQKLGEALANFVMFSSPQAILLFGGVIKAGDFILKPTKLHMERNLLPIFRNKVKLVFSELDEADAAILGASALVWEN; encoded by the coding sequence ATGTCATTAATCGATTTATCAAAAAACGTTGCCCTAGGAATTGACATAGGCGGCACGAATACCAAATTTGGAGTGGTCAACCACCGGGGTGAAGTTCTTGAAAAAGGAAATCTTCGTACAGATGCTTATGAAACTGTAGAACAGTATATCGATGCGCTGTATGAAAATATTTACCCTTTAATAGAAAGGCACAGCAAAGAAAGAACGTTTGAAGGAATCGGTATCGGGGCTCCCAATGGCAATTACTATACAGGAACCATCGAACAGGCGCCGAACCTGCCATGGAAAGGCGTAATCCCGTTCGGGAAACTGATGACCGAAAAGTTCAATCTCCGGGCTACGGTAACCAATGACGCGAACGCAGCCGCTTACGGCGAGATGCTTTTCGGGGCAGCAAGAGGCATGAAAGATTTTATCATGATCACATTAGGGACAGGCGTGGGAAGCGGAATCGTGGCCAGCGGAAAACTGATCTACGGACATGACGGATTTGCGGGAGAACTGGGACATACGATTGTAAAGCCGGGCGGAAGGAAACACTGGAGCACAGGCTCTGAAGGCTCCCTTGAAGCCTATGCCTCGGCAACAGGAATTGCCATTACGGCAAAAAAAATGCGGGCGGAATTTCCGGAATCCATGTTGAGCCAGTTCCCGGAAGAATCCATCAATTCCAAAACCGTTCACGAATGTGCCCTGAAAGGCGATCCTATTTCCATTGAAGTCTTCAGGTATACCGGGCAGAAATTAGGGGAAGCACTGGCGAATTTTGTCATGTTCTCTTCTCCACAGGCCATTCTTCTGTTCGGAGGGGTGATTAAAGCCGGGGATTTTATTCTAAAACCGACCAAGCTTCATATGGAAAGGAACCTTCTTCCGATCTTCAGAAACAAAGTAAAACTGGTATTCAGTGAGCTGGATGAAGCCGATGCTGCTATTTTAGGCGCAAGTGCACTGGTCTGGGAAAATTAA